A single region of the Thioalkalivibrio nitratireducens DSM 14787 genome encodes:
- the hypE gene encoding hydrogenase expression/formation protein HypE yields the protein MSANPKTVKRGYIRPLDLKHGKVEMAHGGGGRAMAQLIDELFQLAFDNPWLRQANDQALLTRPEGRIVMATDSHVVAPLFFRGGDIGSLSVHGTINDVATSGARPLWLSAGFILEEGFPLADLKRIVDSMAAAAKAAGVPIVTGDTKVVERGKGDGVFINTTGVGVVPDGIEISGDRARPGDRILVSGFLGDHGVAIMSLRENLSFSTSIQSDSAALHELIAAMIAAAPGIHCLRDPTRGGLAATLNEIARQSGVGMTIREDDIPVREEVDAACELLGLDPLYVANEGKVVAVCPPESAERLLAAMRAHPLGQDAAIIGEVVADEHAFVQMQTSFGGRRNVDWISGEQLPRIC from the coding sequence GTGAGCGCGAACCCGAAGACGGTGAAGCGGGGCTACATTCGCCCGCTGGACCTGAAGCACGGCAAGGTCGAGATGGCGCACGGCGGCGGCGGTCGCGCGATGGCGCAGCTGATCGACGAGTTGTTCCAGTTGGCGTTCGACAACCCCTGGCTGCGCCAGGCGAACGACCAGGCACTGCTGACCCGGCCCGAGGGCCGGATCGTGATGGCGACCGACAGCCACGTGGTCGCGCCGCTGTTTTTCCGGGGCGGCGACATTGGCAGCCTGTCGGTGCACGGTACGATCAATGATGTTGCGACCAGCGGCGCGCGCCCGCTGTGGCTCTCCGCCGGCTTCATCCTGGAGGAGGGCTTCCCGCTCGCCGATCTGAAGCGCATCGTCGACTCGATGGCGGCGGCCGCGAAGGCGGCGGGTGTGCCGATCGTCACCGGCGACACCAAGGTCGTCGAGCGCGGAAAGGGCGACGGCGTGTTCATCAACACCACCGGCGTCGGTGTGGTGCCGGACGGCATCGAGATCTCCGGGGACCGTGCGCGTCCCGGCGACAGAATTCTCGTCAGCGGCTTCCTCGGCGACCACGGCGTCGCGATCATGTCGCTGCGCGAGAACCTGAGCTTCAGCACCAGCATCCAGTCCGACTCGGCCGCACTGCACGAGCTGATCGCGGCGATGATTGCGGCCGCGCCGGGTATCCACTGCCTGCGCGACCCGACTCGCGGCGGGCTCGCGGCGACGCTGAACGAGATCGCACGGCAGTCGGGCGTGGGGATGACGATCCGCGAGGACGATATCCCGGTACGCGAAGAGGTCGATGCCGCCTGCGAACTGCTGGGGCTCGACCCGCTCTATGTCGCCAACGAGGGCAAGGTGGTTGCGGTCTGCCCGCCGGAATCGGCCGAGCGGCTGCTTGCTGCGATGCGTGCCCACCCGCTCGGCCAGGATGCTGCGATTATCGGCGAGGTGGTGGCCGACGAACACGCGTTCGTGCAGATGCAAACGAGCTTCGGCGGGCGCCGCAACGTCGATTGGATCTCCGGCGAACAACTCCCCCGCATCTGCTGA
- a CDS encoding HypC/HybG/HupF family hydrogenase formation chaperone, with protein MCLAIPVKVVELLEAEQALVDVGGVRKEVDVSLVDGVAEGDYVILHVGFAINRLDETEAQRTLAMLREMGVEPGAAA; from the coding sequence ATGTGTCTAGCGATCCCCGTGAAGGTGGTTGAACTGCTGGAGGCCGAACAGGCCCTGGTCGATGTCGGCGGCGTGCGCAAGGAAGTCGACGTGAGTCTGGTCGATGGCGTGGCTGAGGGCGACTACGTGATCCTGCATGTCGGTTTCGCGATCAACCGTCTCGACGAGACGGAGGCGCAGCGCACGCTCGCGATGCTGCGCGAGATGGGTGTCGAGCCGGGAGCCGCGGCGTGA
- a CDS encoding Na/Pi cotransporter family protein, protein MRRTLLPVTFVLLAWAFWASPHLSDVAAGVALFLFGMIALETGFKTFTGGTLESALRHSTDRLWKSIGFGIVTTTVMQSSTLVSLVTISFVSAEMISLAAGIGVIMGANLGTTTGAWLIAGFGLRVDIAAYAAPMLVFGVILLLNRDRILKGIGYLFLGVGFLFLGIHFMKEGFEAFQEGFDLAAYAVPGLAGVLLFTAIGMLMTVVMQSSHATLLVTIAALAAGQVTYDNALALAIGANLGSAITTAAGGMAANLGGRRLAVAHVLFNVLTAAIAILLIEQMAWAVERIAGMVGIAKDDYLLKLALFHTLFNLLGVAILAPFVRMLERELIRRVRFAPRPAEQPRYLYEDALKTPATAVTAVRREVGHLLDNAHGLIAHGLSLRRAVIDSERSLTEAVRNTRRIMPLDVDDAYEQKIKSLHSAIVAFIADVQQRRELSEHWVRRLYALQQASRDIVEAVKAMKHLHKNLARYGTAFDPMVRRHYDALRLQLARLLREIGQLRNQEPGAVTSLSLDSLKLSLETSHRSLMEKINQAIRDHHLSAHIATSLMNDEAYAYTIAENLIDAAHALLLSDEPADHLADERLALDRQEIERMASGAAERPHPGEHADEDPKAS, encoded by the coding sequence CTTCCTGTTCGGCATGATCGCGCTCGAGACCGGTTTCAAGACCTTCACCGGCGGCACGCTCGAGTCGGCACTGCGCCATTCGACCGACCGCCTGTGGAAGAGTATCGGCTTCGGCATCGTGACCACCACGGTAATGCAGTCCAGCACACTGGTTTCGCTGGTCACGATCTCGTTTGTCAGCGCCGAGATGATCAGCCTCGCCGCAGGCATCGGCGTGATCATGGGTGCGAACCTCGGCACCACCACCGGGGCCTGGCTGATCGCCGGTTTCGGCCTGCGGGTCGACATCGCCGCCTATGCGGCGCCGATGCTGGTGTTCGGCGTCATCCTGCTGCTGAACCGGGACCGCATCCTGAAGGGGATCGGCTACCTGTTCCTCGGCGTCGGTTTCCTGTTCCTTGGCATCCATTTCATGAAGGAGGGCTTCGAAGCCTTCCAGGAAGGCTTCGACCTTGCCGCCTACGCGGTTCCGGGACTCGCCGGCGTACTGCTATTCACCGCCATCGGCATGCTGATGACCGTCGTGATGCAGTCCAGCCACGCGACGTTGCTGGTGACCATCGCCGCGCTGGCAGCCGGACAGGTCACCTACGATAATGCCCTGGCACTGGCGATTGGCGCGAACCTCGGTAGCGCGATCACCACTGCGGCCGGGGGCATGGCCGCCAACCTCGGCGGTCGGCGCCTCGCGGTCGCCCACGTGCTGTTCAACGTGCTGACCGCGGCCATCGCGATCCTGCTCATCGAGCAGATGGCCTGGGCCGTGGAGCGGATCGCCGGCATGGTGGGCATTGCCAAGGACGACTACCTGCTGAAGCTGGCGCTGTTCCATACCCTGTTCAACCTGCTCGGCGTCGCGATTCTGGCCCCCTTCGTGCGCATGCTGGAACGCGAACTGATTCGGCGCGTGCGTTTCGCACCGCGTCCGGCCGAACAGCCCCGTTACCTCTATGAGGATGCGCTGAAGACACCCGCAACCGCGGTAACCGCGGTACGCCGGGAGGTCGGGCACCTGCTAGACAATGCCCACGGGCTGATCGCCCATGGACTCAGCCTGCGCCGTGCGGTCATCGACTCCGAGCGGTCCCTGACGGAGGCGGTCCGGAATACCCGCAGGATCATGCCGCTGGACGTGGACGACGCCTACGAACAGAAGATCAAGAGCCTGCACAGCGCCATCGTCGCCTTCATCGCGGATGTGCAGCAGCGGCGCGAGCTGTCGGAACACTGGGTCCGGCGGCTTTACGCGCTGCAGCAGGCCAGCCGCGACATCGTCGAGGCGGTGAAGGCCATGAAGCATCTGCACAAGAACCTAGCGCGCTATGGCACCGCATTCGACCCGATGGTGAGACGGCATTATGATGCGCTGCGCCTGCAGCTTGCCAGGCTCCTGCGGGAAATTGGGCAGTTACGAAACCAGGAGCCCGGGGCCGTCACCAGCCTGTCACTCGATTCGCTCAAACTCTCGCTTGAAACATCGCACCGCAGCCTGATGGAAAAGATCAACCAGGCGATTCGCGACCACCACCTGTCGGCGCATATCGCCACCTCGCTGATGAATGACGAGGCCTACGCCTATACGATTGCCGAAAACCTGATTGATGCCGCCCACGCACTGCTGCTCAGCGACGAACCGGCCGACCATCTGGCCGACGAACGTCTGGCACTGGACCGGCAGGAAATCGAGCGCATGGCCAGCGGTGCCGCGGAACGTCCACATCCCGGGGAACACGCCGATGAAGACCCGAAAGCTTCTTGA
- the hypD gene encoding hydrogenase formation protein HypD — MKYVDEFRDGKVARNLARTIAAEVQPERRYHLMEFCGGHTHAISRYGLRDLLPPEVRFIHGPGCPVCVLPVGRIDSAIELARDHGAILCSYGDPLRVPASGRMSLLRAKAEGADIRMVYSSADALKIARENPDREVVFFAIGFETTTPPTAVALRQARAEGLKNFSVFVNHVLTPSAIQNILESPEVRELGTVPLDGFIGPSHVSTIIGSRPYEFFAEEFQKPVVIAGFEPLDVLQSVLMLVRQLNEGRAEVENQFSRAVTREGNLKAQALVAEIFELRDRFEWRGLGEVPYSALRIRDAYRDFDAEVRFELPYRSVPDHKACECGAILRGLKQPQECKVFGTVCTPDNPLGSCMVSAEGACAAYYTYGQFTKITAVAEAS; from the coding sequence GTGAAATACGTCGACGAGTTCCGCGACGGCAAGGTCGCCCGCAATCTCGCGAGGACCATCGCCGCCGAAGTCCAGCCTGAACGCCGCTACCACCTGATGGAGTTCTGCGGCGGCCACACGCACGCGATCTCGCGCTACGGTCTGCGCGACCTGCTGCCGCCGGAGGTACGGTTCATCCACGGCCCCGGTTGCCCGGTCTGTGTATTGCCGGTCGGGCGCATCGACAGCGCGATCGAGCTGGCGCGCGACCACGGTGCGATCCTCTGCAGCTACGGCGACCCGCTGCGGGTGCCGGCATCGGGGCGCATGAGCCTGCTCCGTGCGAAGGCCGAGGGTGCGGACATCCGCATGGTTTACTCCAGCGCCGATGCGCTGAAGATCGCGCGCGAGAATCCCGATCGCGAGGTCGTGTTCTTCGCGATCGGCTTCGAGACCACCACGCCGCCGACCGCGGTGGCCTTGCGCCAGGCCCGCGCCGAGGGGCTGAAGAACTTCAGTGTTTTCGTGAACCACGTGCTGACGCCGTCGGCGATCCAGAACATCCTCGAGTCGCCCGAGGTGCGCGAGCTGGGCACGGTGCCGCTGGACGGCTTCATCGGACCTTCGCATGTCTCGACGATCATCGGCAGCCGGCCCTACGAATTCTTCGCCGAGGAGTTCCAGAAGCCGGTGGTGATCGCCGGCTTCGAGCCGCTGGACGTGCTGCAGTCGGTGCTGATGCTGGTGCGCCAGTTGAACGAGGGCCGGGCCGAAGTCGAGAACCAGTTCAGCCGTGCGGTGACCCGCGAGGGCAACCTGAAGGCGCAGGCGCTGGTCGCCGAGATATTCGAGCTGCGCGACCGCTTCGAGTGGCGCGGGCTCGGCGAGGTGCCGTACAGCGCGCTGCGCATCCGCGACGCGTACCGCGATTTCGACGCCGAGGTCCGCTTCGAACTGCCGTACCGCTCGGTTCCGGACCACAAGGCCTGCGAGTGCGGCGCGATCCTGCGTGGACTGAAGCAGCCGCAGGAATGCAAGGTTTTCGGGACCGTCTGCACCCCGGACAACCCGCTCGGCTCGTGCATGGTCTCGGCCGAAGGCGCCTGCGCGGCGTACTACACCTACGGACAGTTCACGAAGATAACCGCGGTCGCCGAGGCGTCGTGA